ATGCGCTGCGCCTCGCCGCCGCTCAAGGTGGGTGAGGGCTGGCCCAGCGTCAGGTAGCCCAGGCCGACGTCCTTGAGCAGCTGCAGCGGGTGGGCGATGTTCGGCATCGAGGCGAAGAAGTCCACCGCCTCGTCCACCTCCATGGTCAGCACGTCGCCGATGCTCTTGCCGCGCCAGCTCACCGCCAGCGTCTCGGCGTTGAAGCGCTGGCCGTGGCAGCTGTCGCAGGGCACCTTCACGTCGGGCAGGAAGCTCATCTCGATGGTGCGCACGCCCTGGCCCTCGCAGGCCGGGCAGCGCCCGCCGCCGGCGGCGGTGTTGAAGCTGAAGCGGCCGGGCGCATAACCGCGCGCCTTGGCCTCCAGCGTCTCGGCGAACAACTTCCGGATGGCGTCCCAGAAGCCGATGTAGGTGGCGGGGCAGGAGCGCGGCGTCTTGCCGATCGGCGTCTGGTCGACCTCCAGCACGCGGTCGATGGCGCCGGAGCCGGTCAGGCCCTCGCAGCCCGACAGCAGCACCGCCTTGCCGCGGTTCGACACCTGCGCGTGCACGTTGGCCAGCAGCACGTCGCGGGCGAGCGTGCTCTTGCCGGAGCCGCTGACCCCGGTCACCGCCACCAGCCGCTGCAGCGGCACCGCAACGTCCACCGACTGCAGGTTGTGCAGGTTCGCGCCCTTGAGCTGCAGCGCGAGGCCGTCGGCCGCCACCGGCCGCCGCGTGTGCAGCGGGTGCACCAGCGGGTTCGCCAGGAAGCGGCCGGTCAGCGAGGCCGGCGCGTCGGACAGGTCCTGCGCGCTGCCCTGCGCCACCACCGTGCCGCCGCGCTTGCCGGCGCCGGGGCCGATGTCGATCAGGTGGTCGGCGCGGCGGATGGTGTCCTCGTCGTGCTCCACCACGACCAGCGTGTTGCCCTGGTCGGACAGCGTCTGCAGCGCGTCGAGCAGGATGCGGTTGTCGCGCGGGTGCAGGCCGATGGTGGGCTCGTCGAGCACGTAGCACACGCCCTGCAGGTGGCTGCCCAGCTGCGCCGCCAGGCGGATGCGCTGCGCCTCGCCGCCCGACAGCGTGGGCGCCGCCCGGTCCAGCGTCAGGTAGCCCAGGCCCACCTGCTCGAGGAACTGCAGCCGGCTGGCGATCTCGGTCACCACGTCGCGGGCGATGGCCTCGTCGCGCCGGGCCAGCGCGCCTTCGGCCTGCAGGCGTCGCACCCAGTCGCGCGACTCACCGACCGACCACGACGCGACTTCGCTGATCGGCTTGCCGTCGAAGCGCACCGCCCGCGCGGTGGGGTTCAGCCGCGCGCCCTCGCACTCGGGGCAGGGCGCGTCGGCCACGTCCTCCACCTCGGGCTCCTCGGACGGGAAGCTCTGCTCGCGCCCGCGGTCGTTGTCCTCGCGCACCGAATCGTCGAAGGCCTTGCGCTGCTCGCGGGTGAGCGCCAGGCCGGTGCCGACGCAGGTGCCGCACCAGCCGTGCTTGGAGTTGTAGGAGAAGAGCCGCGGGTCCAGCTCCGGGTAGCTGGTGCCGCAGGTGGGGCAGGCGCGCTTGGTGGAGAACACCTTGACCTGCCCCAGCCCCTGCACCGAACGGCCGGCCTCCAGCGCCTCGGCCAGGCCGTCCAGCGGCGTCAGCAGGTGCATCACGCCCTTGCCCAGGTCCAGCGCCTTGGTCAGCAGCGCACGCAGCTCGGCCTCGTTCTCCGGGCCGATCACCAGGTCGCCGACCGGCAGCTCCAGCGTGTGCTCCTTGAAGCGGTCCAGCCGCGGCCAGGGATCGACCTTGATGAACTCGCCGTCGACGCGCAGGTGGGTGTGGCCGCGGCCCTTGGCCCATTTGGCCAGGTCGGTGTAGACGCCCTTGCGGTTGACCACCAGCGGCGCCAGCAGGCCGACGTGCTGGCCCCGGTGGTCGCGCAGCAGCTGCGCGGCGATGCTCTCGGCGCTCTGCGGCACCACCGGCGTGCCGTCCTTCAGGCAGTGCTGGATGCCCAGCTTCACCCACAGCAGCCGCAGGAAGTGCCAGACCTCGGTGGTGGTGGCCACCGTGCTCTTGCGGCCGCCGCGCGACAGCCGCTGCTCGATGGCCACGGTGGGCGGGATGCCCCACACCGCGTCCACCTCCGGCCGGCCCGCCGGCTGCACGATGCTGCGGGCGTAGGCGTTGAGCGATTCGAGGTAGCGCCGCTGGCCCTCGTTGAACAGGATGTCGAAGGCCAGCGTGCTCTTGCCCGAGCCCGACACGCCGGTGACCACGGTGAACTTGCCGCGCGGGATGTCCACGCTCAGCGACTTCAGGTTGTGCTCGTGCGCGTTGACGATGCGGATCGCGTCCTCGGCCTCGCGGCGCCCGGCCGCGTCGCGGCGGGCGTTGCGCAGCACGGTGGACAGCGGCACGCCCTCTTCGGCCTTGGGCACGCCGAGGCCCAGCGAGCGTTCGTACTCGCGCAGCGCCTGCGCGGTGTGCGAGCGGGTGTCGGCGCGCAGGTCGTCGGGCGTGCCGTCGAACACCTTCTCGCCGCCGCCCTCGCCGCCTTCGGGCCCCAGGTCGACGATCCAGTCGGCGCTGCGGATGACGTCCAGGTTGTGCTCGATGACGATCAGCGAATGGCCCGCCTCCAGCAGCTTGCGCAGCGCCCGCATCAGCTTGGCGATGTCGTCGAAGTGCAGGCCGGTGGTCGGCTCGTCGAAGAGGAACAGCGTGCCCTTCTTCGCCACCGCCTGGCGCGTGGCGCTGCGCTGGCTGGCCGCCTCGGCCAGGAAGCCGGCCAGCTTCAGCCGCTGCGCCTCGCCGCCCGACAGCGTGGGCACCGGCTGGCCCAGCCGCACGTAGTCCAGGCCCACGTCGACGATGGGCTGCAGCTTGTTGACCACCTCGCGGTCGGTGGCGAAGCAGGCCACCGCCTCGCTCACCGTCAGGTCCAGCACGTCGGACACGTTGAGCGACCGACCGCCGCGTTCGATGCGCACGTCGAGGATCTCGGCGCGGAAGCGCTTGCCGTCGCAGTCGGGGCAGCGCAGGTACACGTCGGACAGGAACTGCATCTCGACGTGCTCGAAGCCGGAACCACCACAGGTGGGGCAGCGGCCGTCGCCGGCGTTGAAGCTGAACATGCCGGCGCCGTAGCTGCGCTCCTGTGCCAGCGGCGCGGTGGCGAACAGCTTGCGGATCTCGTCGAAGGCGCCGACGTAGCTGGCCGGGTTCGACCGCGCGGTCTTGCCGATCGGGCTCTGGTCGACGAACACCGCGTCGGCCAGCAGCTCGGCGCCGAGCAGGCGGTCGTGCGCGCCCGGCGTCTCGGTGGCCTTGCCGAAGTGGCGGGCCAGCGCGGGGTACAGCACGTCCTGGACCAGCGTGGACTTGCCCGAGCCGGAGACGCCCGTGATGGCGACCAGCCGCTGCAGCGGGAACTCGACGTGCACGTCCTTGAGGTTGTGCTCGCGCGCGCCTTCGAGCACCAGCCGTGGCGTCGAATCGCCCACGTGGCGGCGGATGCCCATGCCGATCTGCTTGCGCGCGCCGAGGTAGGCGCCGGTCAGCGTGTCGGCCTGCGCCGCCTCGGCCGGCGTGCCGTCGAAGACGATCCGGCCACCCTTCTCGCCGGGGCCCGGACCCATGTCGATCAGCCGGTCGGCGGCCAGCATCACGGCCGGGTCGTGTTCGACCACCAGCAGCGTGTTGCCGGCGTCGCGCAGCCGGTGCATGGCCTCGACGATGCGCGCCATGTCGCGCGGGTGCAGGCCGATGCTGGGCTCGTCCAGCACGAACAGCGTGTTGACCAGCGAGGTGCCGAGCGCGGTGGTCAGGTTGATGCGCTGCACCTCGCCGCCCGACAGCGTGCGGCTCTGCCGGTCCAGCGTCAGGTAGCCCAGGCCCACCTCGCAGAGGTAGCGCAGCCGGTTGCGCACCTCGTCCAGCAGCAGCTTCAGCGCCTCGTCCAGCAGCGCGTCGTCGAAGCGCACGCGGTCGAAGAAGCGGCGCAGCCGGGCGATCGGCAGGCGCATCAGGTCGTGCAGCGCCAGGCCGGGCAACGCCTCGAGTTGCTCGCGGGTCCAGTCGACGCCGGGGGGCAGGAAACGCTGCGCCGGGTCGAGGATGTCGGCGAAAAGACCTGACGGCCCCTGGTCGTCGGGTACGACGACCGCCCCCGAGGGGGCTGGGCACCGTCTTCGGAGCGGCCGTGCGACGGCGCCCCGTCCGCGCCCAGCCGCCACAGCAGCGCCTCGGGCTTCAGCCGCGCGCCCTTGCAGGTGGGGCATTCGGTGTAGCTGCGGTACTTGGACAAGAGCACGCGGATGTGCATCTTGTACGCCTTGCTCTCCAGGTAGCCGAAGAAGCGGCGCACGCCGTACCACTGCTTGTTCCAGTCGCCCTTCCAGTTCGGCGAGCCCTCGATGACCCACTGGCGCTGCGCCTCGGTGAGCTGGTTCCACGGCGTGTCGCGCGGGATGCCGGCGTCGCCCGCGTACTTCATCAGGTCGTCCTGGCACTCCTTCCAGGCCGGCGTCTGCAGCGGCTTGATGGCGCCGTTGCGCAGCGTCTTCTTCTCGTCGGGAATGACCAGCCCGAAGTCCACGCCGATGACGCGTCCGAAGCCGCGGCAGGCCTCGCAGGCGCCGTAGGCCGAGTTGAAGCTGAAGAGCGCGGGCTGCGGGTCGGCGTAGCGCAGGTCGCTCTCCGGGCAGTGCAGGCCGGTCGAATAGCGCCAGCAATCGGTCGATCCATCCTCCCGGGTCACGTGCACATCGACCCGGCCACCGCCGCGCTTCAACGCCAGCTCGATCGCCTCGCCCACCCGCGCCTTGTCCGCCCCGGCGATGCGGAAGCGGTCGGCCACCACGTCGAGCAGCGTGTGCCGGCCCTTCGGCGTGTCGATCTCGCGCCGGCCCTGCACCCGTGTGAAGCCGCTGGCCGACAGCCACTGCTCGACCTCGGCGTCGCTCACGCCACCGGGCAGCTCGACGGGGAAGGTGAGCACCAGCCGGGGATCACCGGCCGCCTCGGCCCGCCGCCGCAGGTCGGCCTGGATGGTCTCCGGCGTGTCGTGGCGCACCGCCTTCGCGGTCTGCCGGTCGAACAGCACCGCCGCCCGCGCGTAGAGCAGCTTCAGGTGGTCGTTCAGCTCGGTCATCGTGCCGACCGTGGAGCGCGAGTTGCGCACCGGGTTGGTCTGGTCGATGGCGATGGCCGGCGGCACGCCCTCCACCTTGTCCACCGCCGGCCGGTCCATGCGGTCGAGGAACTGCCGGGCGTAGGCGCTGAAGGTCTCGACGTAGCGGCGCTGGCCCTCGGCGTAGACGGTGTCGAACACCAGGCTGGACTTGCCCGAGCCGCTGGGGCCGGTCACCACCGTCAGCTCGCCGGTGCGCAGGTCCAGGTCGAGGTTCTTCAGGTTGTGCTGTCGCGCGCCGCGGATGCGGATGACGCCGCTGGTCATGGGGGGTCCTGCAGGGGAGGCGGAAGGAGGGCCGGGCATTCTAGGGAGCCCCCCGGGGAGGCCGCCGGCCGCCCGGCCCATGCCCCGAGCCCGGGGCGGGCCGGGACGCAAGTCGCCGCCTGGACAATTTCAGCCTTGACAATCATTGCTTAGGCATTCAAATTCGCGGGATGGCCTCCTCGACCTCCCGCGCCCGTCCGGCGCCGCTGTACGACGGCGCCCACTACCGCTCCAGCGAGAGCGTGGGCTACCTGATGAAGCGGATCGTCTCCTCGATGAGCCAGCAGGTGGACGCCCGGCTGGCGCCGGTGGGCCTGACCAATGCGCAATGGGTGCCGCTGGTCAAGCTGCGCGAGCGGGGGCGCCTGCCGGTGGCCGAGATCGCCCGCGACACCCAGATGGACCCCGGCGCCATGACGCGGCTGCTCGACCGGCTGGAGAAGAAGGGCCTGTGCCGACGTGACCGCTGCACCGCCGACCGGCGGGTGGTCTGGGTGGCGCTCACCGAGGCCGGCGAGGCCGCCGCCGCCGCCCTGCCGCCCGTGCTGGCCGAGGTGCAGAACGCGCACCTGGCCGGCCTCAGCCGCGCCGAATGGCAGACGCTGCTGTCGCTGCTGCAGCGGGTGCACGACAACGCCGAGGCGCTGCGCGCCGCCACGCCGCCGCCCGAGGTGACGGAAGTCGACTGACCTCGCCGCCTGGGTTCCTCCTTGGCCCCCCGCAGACCGCCATGCCCGCCGCACCGCTCCGCCTCGATGCCCGCCCGCCCGCGCGCGGCCTGGCGCTGACCGCCCTGACCGCCCTCGGCGCGCTGGCCATGGCCGCGCTGCTGACGCTGGCCGGCTGCGCCGGCCCGGGCGACATGCGGCCGCGGGCGCAGCCGCTGGCCGCGGCGCAGGCCGGCCTGCAGCCGGGCGCCGCGCCGGTGGTCGCCGAGACCTGGTGGACCACCTTCGGCGACGCCCAGCTCGACGCCCTGGTCGCCAAGGCGCTGCAGGACCACCCCAACCTCACCGCCGCCGCCGCCCGCCTGGAGCGTGCGCGCGCCGCGGTCGCCGGCATCGACGCCGCGGGGTCGCCGCAGGCGCAGGGCAGCCTGGAGGTGAGCCGCCAGCGCTTCACCGAGAACGGCATCGTCCCGCCGCCGCTGGCCGGCAGCGTGCGCAACCTCGGCACCCTGCAGGCAGGCCTGTCGTGGGAGCTGGACTTCTTCGGCCGCCACCGCCACGAGCTGCAGGCCGCCCTCGGCGCCGAACGCGCCGCGCAGGCCGAGGCGCAGGGCGTCAAGGTGGCGCTGGCCGCCAACGTCGCGCGCACCTACTTCCAGCTCGGCCGGCTGCAGGCGCAGCGTGGGGTGGCGGACCGCACGCTGGCCCAGCGCGGCCAGCTGCTGGGCCTGATCCAGCAGCGGGTCCGCGCCGGCCTGGACACCCACGTCGAGCTGCGCCAGGGCGAAGGCGCCCTGCCCGAGGCGCGCCAGCAGATCGAGGCGCTGGACGAGCAGATCGCGCTCGCCCGCCATGCGCTGGCCGCGCTGACGGCACAGCCGCCCGGGGCGCTGCAAGGCCTGCAGGTGACGCTGCGGGACGGCGGCGCCCGGCCGCTGCCGGACGACCTGCCGGCCGACCTGCTGGCGCGCCGGCCCGACGTCGACGCCGCCCGGCTGCGCGTCGAGGCCGCCGCGGCCGACCTGCAGGCCGCGCGGGCGCAGTTCTTCCCCAGCGTCAACCTCACCGCCTTCGCCGGCTTCAACGCCGTCGGGCTGGACCGGCTGCTCGACCTCGGCAGCCGCCAGGCCGGCGTCGCGCCGGCGCTGCGGCTGCCGCTGTTGGACGCCGGCCGGCTGCGCGCCAACCACCGCGGCCGGGCGGCCGACGTCGATGCCGCCGTCGCCGCCTACAACGGCGCGGTGCTGGACGCGGTGCGCGACGTCGCCGACCAGGTGGCCTCGCTGCGCGCCCTCCAGCGCCAGCGGCAGGAGCAGGTGCAGGCACAGGCCGCCGCCGAAAGCGCCTACGACCTGGCCGTGCAGCGCTACCGCAGCGGCCTGAGCCCCTACCTCACCGTGCTGACCGCCGAGACCGCGGTGCTGGCGCAGCGCCGCGCCGCGGCCGACCTGCAGGCCCGCACGCTGGACACCGAGGTGGCGCTGCTGCGCGCCCTGGGCGGCGGCTACGGCCCGGACCCGCGCCTGGCCCGCGCCCCCTGACCCGGAAGACGACGATGAACCCGAACGACACGCCTGCACCACCCGCCCCCGCGCGCGCCGAGGCCCACGAGCGCCATCCCCGCCGGCGCCAGGCGCTGGGCGCGGTGGCCGCCGCGATGCTGCTCGGCGGTGCGGCGTACGGCGCCTACTGGGCGCTGGTGCTCAACCACTTCGAGCGCACCGACAACGCCTACGTGCAGGGCAACATCGTGCAGATCACGCCGCAGGTGGGCGGCACGGTGCTCGCCATCGGCGCCGACGACACCGACTTCGTCAAGGCCGGGCAGACGCTGGTCCGGCTGGACACCGCCGATGCGCAGGTGGCGCTCGACCAGGCGGAAGCCCAGCTGGCGCAGACCGTGCGCGAGGTGCGCACCCTGTACGCCAACAACGCCGCGCTGCGCGCCCAGGTGGCGCTGCGCCAGGCCGATGCCGCCCGCGCCCAGGCCGACCTGGCGCGGGCGCAGGACGACGTGTCGCGGCGCGCGCCGCTGGTGGCCACCGGCGCGGTGGGGCAGGAGGAGTTCAACCACGCCAACGCGCAGCTCACCGCCGCCCGCAGCGGCGTGCAGGCCGCGCAGTCGGCCGTCGCCGCCGCGAAGGAGCAGCTGCTGTCGGCCGAATCGCTGACCGACAACACCAGCGTCGAGCAGCACCCCAACGTGCAGCGCGCCGCGGCCCGGGTGCGCGAGGCGTACCTGGCGCTCAAGCGCGTCGACCTGCCGGCGCCGGTGGACGGCTACGTGGCCAAGCGCAACGTGCAGCTCGGCCAGCGGGTGCAGGCCGGCGCGCCGCTGATGACGGTGGTCGGCCTGCAGGACCTGTGGGTCGACGCGAACTTCAAGGAAAGCCAGCTGCGCCAGTTGCGCATCGGCCAGCCGGCCACGCTCACGGCCGACGTCTACGGCGAAAAGGTCGAGTACCACGGCGTGGTCGAGGGCCTGGGCGCGGGCACCGGCGGCGCCTTCTCGCTGCTGCCGGCGCAGAACGCCACCGGCAACTGGATCAAGATCGTGCAGCGGGTGCCGGTGCGCATCGCGCTGAACCGCGAGCAGGTGGCCGCGCACCCGCTGCGCGTCGGCCTGTCGATGGAGGCCAGGGTGGACGTCAGCAACACCGACGGCAAGGTGCTGGCCGACGCGCCGCGCCGGCAGCCGGTGGCGCAGACCCAGGTCTTCGACCGGCTGAACCGGGACGCCGACGAGGAGGTGCGCCGCATCATCTCGGCCCACGGCGGCAGGGCGCCCGCGCTGGCCCGCGCCAGCGCCCAGCGCCGGCCCGTCACCGACCGCCAGGACGCCGCGCACGTGGTGGCCCATGCCGTGAAGCCCTGATGTCGGCCGCCGCGCAGGACGCCGCCGCGCCGCCGCCGCTGACCGGCGGCGCGCTGGTGCTGGGCACGCTGGCGCTGTCGCTGGCCACCTTCATGAACGTGCTGGACACGTCGATCGCCAACGTGTCGCTGCCCGCCATCGCCGGCGACCTGGGCGTCAGTCCCCACCAGGGCACCTGGGTCATCACCAGCTTCGGCGTGGCCAACGCCATCAGCGTGCCGCTGACCGGCTGGCTGACGCAGCGCTTCGGCGCGGTGCGGCTGTTCACCGGCAGCATCCTGCTGTTCGTGCTGACCAGCTGGCTGTGCGGCTTCGCGCCGTCGCTCGGATGGCTGGTCGCCTTCCGCGTCATGCAGGGGCTGGTGGCGGGGCCGATGATCCCGCTGTCGCAGACGCTGCTGCTGTCCAGCTACCCGCGGTCCAAGGCCGGCACCGCGCTGGCGATGTGGTCGATGACGACGCTGGTCGCGCCCGTGGTGGGGCCGCTGCTGGGCGGCTGGATCACCGACAACATCGCCTGGCCGTGGATCTTCTACATCAACGTGCCGGTGGGCCTGGCCGCGGCCGCCGCCACCTGGGCGCTCTACCGCAAGCGCGAGACGCCGACCCGCAAGCTGCCGATCGACGGCATCGGCCTGGCCCTGCTCGTCGTCTGGGTGGGCGCGCTGCAGATCATGCTGGACAAGGGCAAGGAGCTGGACTGGTTCCACTCCGGCCTGATCGTCGTGCTGGCGCTGGTGGCACTGGTGGGCTTCCTGTTCTTCCTGGCGTGGGAGCTGACCGAGAAGCACCCGGTGGTGGACCTGCGCCTCTTCGGCCGCCGCGACTTCGCGCTCGGCACCGCGACGCTGTCGGTGGCCTATTGCCTCTTCTTCGGCAACGTGGTGCTGCTGCCGCTGTGGCTGCAGCAGTGGATGGGCTACACCGCCACCGCGGCCGGCATGGCGCTGGCGCCGGTGGGCCTGATGGCCATCGTGCTGTCGCCCTGGGTGGGCCGCAACGTGACGCGCTTCGATCCCCGCGCCATGGCCACCGGCTCCTTCCTGCTGTTCGCGCTGATCCTGTGGATGCGCGCGCAGTTCACCACGCAGACCGACCTCTGGCACATCCTGCTGCCCACCCTCATCCAGGGCGCGGCGCTGGCGCTCTTCTTCATCCCGCTGCAGAGCATCATCATGTCCGGCCTCAGCCCGGACCGCATGCCGGCGGCCTCGGGCCTGTCGAACTTCGCGCGCATCACCGCCGGCGCGATGGGCACCTCCATCGCCACCACGTTGTGGGACGACCGTGCCACCCTGCACCACGCCCACCTGGTCGAGCAGATGGGCGGCCCGGGCCAGCCGCAGACCGCCGACGCCTGGACCCGCCTGGCCGCCGCCGGCCTCAGCCCCGAGCAGATCGCCGTGCAGCTCAACCGGCTGGTCGACCAGCAGGCCTTCACCCGCGCGGTGGACGATGTGTTCTTCGGCTCGGCGGTGCTCTTCCTGCTGCTGATCGGCCTGGTCTGGTTCACGCGCCGGCCGGCGCGGGGCGCCGCGGTGGACGCCGGCGGCGCCCATTGAGGCGGCGCCGCCGCCTTCACACGGCGGCGAGGAACCGCTCCACCACCGACCACTGCCCCGGCGTGTTCAGCGCCGGCGCATGGCCGCAGCCGGGCACGGTGACCACCAGCGCCCGCGGGCCGCGCCGTCGCATCGCCTCGGCGGTCTCGGGCCGCAGCAGGTCGGAGTCCTCGCCGCGCAGGCACAGCACCGGCAACGCCAGCGAGTCCCAGGCCTCCCAGCGGGCGTAGTCGTCGGGGTGGTCGGTGAACTGGCGCACGATGGCCGGGTCGTAGTGCGGCGTCACCCGGCCGTCGGGCAGGCGGCGGGTGGAGGTCTCGGTCAGCCGGCGCCATTGCGCATCGGTCAGCTCGCCGTAGGGCGCGTAGGCGGCCCGGAAGAAGGCCTCCAGCTCGCCCACCGTGGCGAAGGCCGGCGGGTCGCCGACGTAACGCCGGATGCGGTCCAGCGCCGGCGCGGCCAGCTCGGGGCCGATGTCGTTGAGCACCAGCCGGCGGATGCGGCCCCTCAGCTCGGTTGCCGCCGCCAGCAGGCCGATCGCCCCGCCCATCGAGGTGCCCAGCCACAGGCAGTGGTCGAGGTTCAGGCCGTCGAGCAGCGCGCCGGCCAGCCCGACGTAGGACGCCAGGCAGTACTCGCGCGCCGGGTCCTCGGCCCACTGCGACAGGCCGCGGCCCACCGTGTCCGGGCAGATCACCCGCCAGCGCTGCGACAGGTGCGCCGCGATGTCGTCCATGTCGCGCCCGGTGCGCGCCAGGCCGTGCCAGGCGATCACCGTCTCGGCGTGCTCGGCCCCCACTCGGTGTAGTGGAGCTCGCGGCCGGCGCAGCGCAGGTAGCGGGAGTGCATGGACGACATCGGGATCACGCCTTCGCTCAGTCGGGGACCGTGATGGCGAGAGACGACCCGGC
The sequence above is a segment of the Aquabacterium sp. J223 genome. Coding sequences within it:
- a CDS encoding DHA2 family efflux MFS transporter permease subunit; translation: MSAAAQDAAAPPPLTGGALVLGTLALSLATFMNVLDTSIANVSLPAIAGDLGVSPHQGTWVITSFGVANAISVPLTGWLTQRFGAVRLFTGSILLFVLTSWLCGFAPSLGWLVAFRVMQGLVAGPMIPLSQTLLLSSYPRSKAGTALAMWSMTTLVAPVVGPLLGGWITDNIAWPWIFYINVPVGLAAAAATWALYRKRETPTRKLPIDGIGLALLVVWVGALQIMLDKGKELDWFHSGLIVVLALVALVGFLFFLAWELTEKHPVVDLRLFGRRDFALGTATLSVAYCLFFGNVVLLPLWLQQWMGYTATAAGMALAPVGLMAIVLSPWVGRNVTRFDPRAMATGSFLLFALILWMRAQFTTQTDLWHILLPTLIQGAALALFFIPLQSIIMSGLSPDRMPAASGLSNFARITAGAMGTSIATTLWDDRATLHHAHLVEQMGGPGQPQTADAWTRLAAAGLSPEQIAVQLNRLVDQQAFTRAVDDVFFGSAVLFLLLIGLVWFTRRPARGAAVDAGGAH
- a CDS encoding efflux transporter outer membrane subunit, with product MPAAPLRLDARPPARGLALTALTALGALAMAALLTLAGCAGPGDMRPRAQPLAAAQAGLQPGAAPVVAETWWTTFGDAQLDALVAKALQDHPNLTAAAARLERARAAVAGIDAAGSPQAQGSLEVSRQRFTENGIVPPPLAGSVRNLGTLQAGLSWELDFFGRHRHELQAALGAERAAQAEAQGVKVALAANVARTYFQLGRLQAQRGVADRTLAQRGQLLGLIQQRVRAGLDTHVELRQGEGALPEARQQIEALDEQIALARHALAALTAQPPGALQGLQVTLRDGGARPLPDDLPADLLARRPDVDAARLRVEAAAADLQAARAQFFPSVNLTAFAGFNAVGLDRLLDLGSRQAGVAPALRLPLLDAGRLRANHRGRAADVDAAVAAYNGAVLDAVRDVADQVASLRALQRQRQEQVQAQAAAESAYDLAVQRYRSGLSPYLTVLTAETAVLAQRRAAADLQARTLDTEVALLRALGGGYGPDPRLARAP
- a CDS encoding MarR family winged helix-turn-helix transcriptional regulator, with the translated sequence MASSTSRARPAPLYDGAHYRSSESVGYLMKRIVSSMSQQVDARLAPVGLTNAQWVPLVKLRERGRLPVAEIARDTQMDPGAMTRLLDRLEKKGLCRRDRCTADRRVVWVALTEAGEAAAAALPPVLAEVQNAHLAGLSRAEWQTLLSLLQRVHDNAEALRAATPPPEVTEVD
- a CDS encoding efflux RND transporter periplasmic adaptor subunit, producing the protein MNPNDTPAPPAPARAEAHERHPRRRQALGAVAAAMLLGGAAYGAYWALVLNHFERTDNAYVQGNIVQITPQVGGTVLAIGADDTDFVKAGQTLVRLDTADAQVALDQAEAQLAQTVREVRTLYANNAALRAQVALRQADAARAQADLARAQDDVSRRAPLVATGAVGQEEFNHANAQLTAARSGVQAAQSAVAAAKEQLLSAESLTDNTSVEQHPNVQRAAARVREAYLALKRVDLPAPVDGYVAKRNVQLGQRVQAGAPLMTVVGLQDLWVDANFKESQLRQLRIGQPATLTADVYGEKVEYHGVVEGLGAGTGGAFSLLPAQNATGNWIKIVQRVPVRIALNREQVAAHPLRVGLSMEARVDVSNTDGKVLADAPRRQPVAQTQVFDRLNRDADEEVRRIISAHGGRAPALARASAQRRPVTDRQDAAHVVAHAVKP